In Lolium rigidum isolate FL_2022 chromosome 3, APGP_CSIRO_Lrig_0.1, whole genome shotgun sequence, the genomic window TAAAATATTTGTTTCCTTAATTCACAATTTCTCATTTATGCTTGATGATTTGGATATTGATAAATCTATAATCCATTCCATAGGCGTTAATGACGTTTCTAAAGACAGTGGCAGATGCATCAGTTACAGGAGTTACACTTCTCAATGTATACAGTACAACATGTGTTCTCGCGTGGGCAGAAAATCCTGTAAACATCGTGTTGAAGGCTGCGTTGGTCGGACTTCCACTCTCGGTTTTACCAATTTTATTAATCACACGCAGCATCCTTAAGCTGGTTGAGCAAGGTGGTTGTAGTCTGGATATTGGAGCTGTGCTCGTTCTATCTCAGTTTATCTATATCTACGTGCTTGGGGGAGTCGTAATCACTCTGATGTTTCAAGTATCAAAAACAATTGTGGCATCAATAACCGTTGTACTTATTTGTATCGTCATCAAGATGTGGGGCTGTGTCTCCAACCATCCAAAGGTGCCCTTTCAAGTCCACTGTTTTATGAAAATAATTAATGTTGTAACTATGATGCTGTTAAATAACCTCTGCTCTTCCAATCCCAGTGTTTGGTGGCTGTCAATTCCAACCGTGTAGATCTCAAGAACTGCCAAAGTATAGTTTCAGGTCAGAGCATCGCAAAGGTGAACAAGGCCAAGCTTGCAGAAGGGAAGCTAGAGATGGCCCCAAAGCATTCTATACAGGCCAATTCAATCAG contains:
- the LOC124703087 gene encoding uncharacterized protein LOC124703087 — encoded protein: MAASAVPGSPAAGPMENDESKKLFPLSEPALMTFLKTVADASVTGVTLLNVYSTTCVLAWAENPVNIVLKAALVGLPLSVLPILLITRSILKLVEQGGCSLDIGAVLVLSQFIYIYVLGGVVITLMFQVSKTIVASITVVLICIVIKMWGCVSNHPKCLVAVNSNRVDLKNCQSIVSGQSIAKVNKAKLAEGKLEMAPKHSIQANSIRNSLNICFGLYLVFYIGFMLVLAIVAEKWWHALLGIAIMTPIHMSGLYLTSYVRDGHTMGIPNSDDDLGCKLLAPGNM